A genomic region of Alistipes megaguti contains the following coding sequences:
- a CDS encoding DUF2188 domain-containing protein, with the protein MVPHDSPLVVREERNQRETVITRTRQEAIEIAREIARSRRSELLIHRPNGQIRDRDSYGNNPYPPQG; encoded by the coding sequence ATTGTTCCCCATGACAGTCCATTGGTCGTCAGAGAAGAAAGAAATCAACGAGAGACTGTAATTACTCGTACTCGACAAGAGGCAATTGAGATAGCCCGCGAAATCGCTCGCAGCCGAAGGTCTGAATTACTTATTCACCGACCCAATGGCCAAATACGAGATCGCGATAGCTATGGGAACAATCCTTATCCACCCCAAGGATAA
- a CDS encoding AAA family ATPase — protein sequence MSIICNQKGGVGKPALTTLLASYLHYVCKCKVLVVDCDYPQWSIYTQRIPRTRSFRLHRLLQLESLRKLTNSELSTYCIFVGALNLIKKALLPTLES from the coding sequence ATCTCCATCATCTGCAATCAGAAGGGAGGTGTAGGCAAGCCGGCTCTTACGACGCTTCTCGCCAGCTATCTGCACTACGTCTGCAAATGCAAAGTGCTGGTCGTCGACTGCGACTATCCCCAATGGTCGATCTACACGCAACGCATCCCGAGAACTAGGAGCTTCCGATTACATCGATTATTACAACTAGAATCACTTCGGAAGTTGACGAATTCGGAATTATCGACGTATTGCATCTTTGTTGGCGCATTAAATCTTATTAAAAAAGCATTGCTGCCGACTTTAGAGTCGTAG